The following coding sequences are from one Carassius gibelio isolate Cgi1373 ecotype wild population from Czech Republic chromosome B7, carGib1.2-hapl.c, whole genome shotgun sequence window:
- the LOC127961674 gene encoding inositol hexakisphosphate and diphosphoinositol-pentakisphosphate kinase 2-like isoform X1 yields MSEPSSPGESQCGAPRFFVGCAEDESEGLDDYTSMRTDMELYEDDLEDDSPPERQIVVGICCMMKKSKSKPMTQILERLCKFEYITVVIFPEDVVLNEPVEKWPLCDCLISFHSKGFPLDKAASYVKLRNPLLINDLNMQYYIQDRREVYRILQEEGIDLPRYAVLNRDPDKPDECNLVEGEDQVEVNGEVFLKPFVEKPVSAEDHNVYIYYPTSAGGGSQRLFRKIGSRSSVYSPESCVRKTGSYIYEEFMPTDGTDVKVYTVGPDYAHAEARKSPALDGKVERDSEGKEIRYPVMLTAMEKLVARKVCLAFKQTVCGFDLLRANGHSYVCDVNGFSFVKNSMKYYDDCAKILGNIVMRELAPQFQIPWSIPTEAEDIPIVPTTSGTMMELRCVIAVIRHGDRTPKQKMKMEVRNPMFFELFEKYDGYKTGKLKLKKPKQLQEVLDITRTLLADIGQHTDCEIEEKSSKLEQLKTVLEMYGHFSGINRKVQLTYLPHGQPKTSSEEEDTRKESPSILLVLKWGGELTPAGRVQAEELGRAFRCMYPGGQGDYAGFPGCGLLRLHSTYRHDLKIYASDEGRVQMTAAAFAKGLLALEGELTPILVQMVKSANMNGLLDNDIESLSGCQQRVKARLHEIMQKDEIFTEDDFDRLAPTCSSSLVNSMKAVENPVSMCDQVYTLVQSLTSQIRKRLEDPKSADLQLYHSETLEMMLQRWSKLERDFRMKSGRYDISKIPDIYDCVKYDVQHNSSLGLEDTLELFKLSRELANIVIPQEYGINKVEKLDIAYAYCLPLVKKIQLDLQRTHEDESVNKLHPLYSRGVLSPGRHVRTRLYFTSESHVHSLLSIFRYGGLLDEVKDQQWKRAMDYLSEVTELNYMTQIVIMLYEDNNKDPSSEERFHVELHFSPGVKVSEEESAPMGFGFRPASAENDQKQTDPGSLENLIRDEPDRALPLLETISSQRKSPLIRNRKTGSMEVLSESSSSKGGSYRLFPSCSRQSPEMKQSGLGSQCAGLFSTTVLGGSSSAPNLQDYARTHRKKFPSGSLTYKDGIQKSLKQKHELLSMPAVKRFSVSFAKHPTNEPLEEHQVAQLLRRFSNDPKIGHPFCLDSAYAHHLHQCSYHLRLFRNWLISGQDPLEYLYGFEGCSMVPSIYPLETLHNSLSLKQVNEFLTTVCENAGDSHTRTTRALSAMFDSQNQPTGDSYIPHRVLSSSVSLRQRSDRPPWYSSGPSSTVSSAGPSSPTTADTSPRFSFSEKITLTPQSSEETHPAPHNNSHCVSSTSETSLPSEDPHPSVPSPILERPSQIAVDSTDSAGQCLTESPFCDEAPSPAPDEPSSSESFCRLSDSLPVLLELRESSSEAGSSAQTPLTPEEPDEFFDTQETLDVWRGSPGTLPHPGTPLEVGSPHVPEP; encoded by the exons ATGTCAGAGCCCAGCAGCCCCGGCGAGAGCCAGTGCGGCGCTCCCAGATTCTTCGTGGGCTGCGCGGAGGATGAGAGCGAAGGCCTGGACGACTACACCAGCATGAGGACAGACATGGAGCTGTACGAAGATGACCTGGAGGATGACTCG CCTCCAGAGCGTCAGATCGTGGTGGGGATTTGCTGTATGATGAAGAAATCCAAGTCCAAACCCATGACTCAGATCTTGGAGCGTCTTTGCAAGTTTGAGTACATCACAGTGGTCATCTTTCCAGAGGACGTCGTACTCAATGAGCCGGTGGAGAAGTGGCCACTCTGTGACTGCCTGATCTCATTTCACTCGAAAG GTTTCCCCTTGGATAAGGCAGCGAGTTATGTAAAACTGCGCAACCCACTGCTCATCAATGATCTGAATATGCAGTATTACATACAGGATAG GAGGGAAGTATATCGTATCCTGCAGGAGGAGGGGATAGATCTTCCACGCTACGCTGTGTTAAACCGTGACCCTGACAAACCTGATG AGTGTAACCTGGTTGAGGGAGAAGACCAAGTTGAAGTCAACGGTGAAGTCTTTCTAAAACCCTTTGTAGAGAAGCCAGTTTCTGCTGAGGACCATAATGTGTACATCTACTACCCAACTTCAGCTGGAGGAGGCAGCCAGCGTCTCTTTAGAAAG ATTGGGAGCAGAAGCAGTGTTTACTCTCCAGAGAGCTGTGTGAGGAAAACTGGCTCCTATATCTATGAAGAGTTCATGCCAACTGATGGCACAGATGTGAAG GTGTATACAGTAGGGCCAGACTACGCTCACGCAGAGGCTCGTAAGTCTCCTGCTCTCGACGGGAAAGTTGAGCGAGACAGCGAAGGCAAAGAAATCCGCTACCCAGTCATGCTCACTGCCATGGAGAAGCTTGTGGCCCGTAAAGTGTGTCTGGCATTCAAG CAAACAGTGTGTGGATTCGATCTTCTCCGAGCCAATGGCCACTCATATGTGTGTGATGTCAATGGATTCAGCTTCGTGAAGAATTCCATGAAGTACTATGATGACTGTGCTAAGATCCTGGG AAATATTGTGATGAGGGAGCTGGCTCCTCAGTTCCAGATCCCCTGGTCCATACCGACAGAGGCAGAGGACATTCCTATTGTACCCACTACATCAGGGACCAT GATGGAGCTTCGCTGTGTGATAGCTGTGATCCGTCATGGAGATCGTACACCAAAGCAGAAGATGAAGATGGAAGTGCGCAATCCCAT GTTCTTTGAGCTTTTTGAAAAATACGATGGGTATAAAACGGGCAAGCTGAAGCTAAAGAAACCCAAACAACTGCAG GAAGTTCTGGACATTACCAGGACACTTTTGGCAGACATAGGACAGCATACTGACTGTGAAATAGAGGAGAAGTCGTCCAAGCTTGAACAACTTAAGACTGTTCTAGAAAT GTATGGCCATTTCTCTGGAATCAATAGGAAAGTGCAGCTAACATACCTTCCTCATGGGCAACCTAAAACATCCAGCGAGGAAGAAG ATACTCGGAAGGAGAGCCCCTCTATACTGCTGGTGCTGAAGTGGGGAGGAGAGCTGACTCCAGCTGGCAGAGTTCAGGCTGAAGAACTTGGCAGGGCTTTTCGCTGCATGTACCCTGGAGGCCAAG GGGATTATGCTGGTTTTCCTGGCTGCGGCCTGCTGAGGCTCCACAGCACCTACCGGCATGACCTCAAGATCTATGCCTCTGATGAGGGCAGGGTGCAAATGACTGCTGCTGCCTTTGCAAAG GGTCTCTTGGCACTGGAAGGGGAACTGACACCGATCCTGGTCCAGATGGTAAAGAGTGCAAATATGAACGGCCTGCTGGATAACGATATCGAATCCCTCAGCGGCTGTCAGCAGAGGGTTAAGGCTAGACTTCATGAGATCATGCAGAAAGACGAAATCTTCACAGAAGACGACTTTGACAGG CTGGCTCCAACATGCAGTAGCTCTCTGGTGAACTCTATGAAGGCTGTGGAGAATCCAGTTAGTATGTGTGATCAAGTCTACACCCTTGTCCAGAGCCTCACCTCACAGATCCGCAAAAGACTTGAAGACCCCAAATCAGCAG ATTTACAGCTGTACCACAGTGAGACACTGGAGATGATGCTGCAGCGCTGGTCTAAGTTAGAAAGGGACTTCCGCATGAAGAGTGGCCGCTATGACATCAGCAAGATTCCTGACATTTATGACTGTGTGAAGTATGACGTGCAGCACAACAGCTCTCTGGGCCTAGAGGACACATTGGAACTCTTCAAGCTCTCTCGAGAACTAGCCAACATTGTCATACCACAG GAGTACGGCATTAATAAGGTGGAGAAGTTGGATATTGCATATGCGTACTGTCTGCCTTTAGTGAAGAAGATTCAGCTTGACCTTCAGAGGACACACGAGGACGAGTCTGTTAACAAGCTGCATCCACT ATATTCACGTGGAGTGCTGTCACCAGGCAGGCATGTCCGCACTCGGCTGTATTTCACGAGTGAGAGTCATGTCCACTCCCTGCTTAGCATCTTTCGTTATGGTGGCCTGCTGGAT GAGGTGAAGGACCAGCAGTGGAAGAGAGCTATGGATTATCTGAGTGAAGTGACTGAGCTCAACTACATGACCCAGATCGTTATTATGCTCTATGAAGACAACAATAAG GACCCATCCTCTGAAGAGCGCTTCCATGTGGAACTGCATTTCAGCCCTGGGGTCAAAGTATCTGAGGAGGAGAGCGCTCCGATGGGATTTGGCTTCCGACCAGCCTCTGCTGAA aaTGATCAGAAGCAAACAGACCCTGGAAGTTTGGAAAATCTCATACGAGATGAGCCTGACCGCGCTTTGCCCCTTTTAGAGACCATCAGCTCCCAGAGGAAATCCCCTCTGATCCGGAATCGCAAGACTGGCTCCATGGAG gtCCTGTCAGAAAGCTCATCCTCTAAAGGGGGCAGCTATCGCCTCTTCCCCTCCTGCTCACGTCAGTCTCCAGAGATGAAGCAGAGCGGATTAG GGTCTCAGTGCGCTGGTCTCTTCAGCACCACCGTCCTGGGGGGCTCCTCTAGTGCCCCCAACCTTCAGGACTACGCACGCACACACCGCAAAAAATTCCCCTCGGGCAGTTTGACCTATAAAGACG GAATCCAAAAAAGTTTGAAGCAAAAACATG AGTTGTTGTCTATGCCGGCAGTAAAGCGATTTTCTGTGTCGTTTGCAAAGCATCCGACTAATG AACCCCTGGAAGAGCACCAGGTAGCCCAGCTGCTGAGGCGCTTTTCCAACGACCCCAAAATTGGCCACCCGTTCTGTTTGGACAGTGCTTATGCCCACCACCTCCATCAGTGCTCCTACCATCTCCGCCTCTTCCGCAACTGGTTAATCTCTGGCCAGGACCCACTAGAGTACCTCTACG GTTTTGAAGGCTGCTCCATGGTGCCCTCCATCTACCCCCTGGAGACCCTCCATAACTCACTCTCACTCAAGCAAGTCAACGAGTTCCTGACGACTGTGTGTGAGAATGCAGGAGATTCCCACACCAGGACAACCAGAG CTCTCTCAGCTATGTTTGACTCCCAGAACCAGCCCACAGGGGACTCTTACATCCCTCATAGAGTGCTGTCCTCCTCTGTTTCACTGCGCCAGCGCTCTGATCGGCCGCCCTGGT ACAGCAGTGGTCCCTCCAGTACAGTGTCAAGCGCCGGCCCCTCGTCTCCCACGACGGCTGACACCTCCCCACGCTTCAGCTTCAGTGAGAAGATCACCCTCACCCCGCAGAGCAGTGAGGAGACCCACCCGGCCCCTCACAACAACAGCCACTGCGTGTCCTCCACGTCTGAAACCAGCCTCCCCTCCGAGGACCCCCACCCGTCAGTGCCATCCCCCATCCTGGAGAGACCCAGTCAAATAGCAGTGGACAGCACAGACTCTGCAGGCCAGTGTCTTACAGAGAGCCCCTTCTGTGATGAAGCGCCAAGTCCGGCCCCCGATGAGCCCAGCTCATCAGAGTCCTTCTGTAGGCTGTCCGACTCCCTGCCTGTGCTCCTGGAGCTCAGAGAGAGCAGCTCAGAGGCCGGCTCCAGTGCCCAGACCCCGCTCACCCCGGAGGAGCCCGATGAGTTCTTTGATACACAGGAAACACTGGACGTGTGGAGGGGAAGCCCGGGGACCCTCCCTCACCCCGGCACTCCTCTAGAAGTGGGATCTCCACATGTGCCTGAGCCGTGA
- the LOC127961674 gene encoding inositol hexakisphosphate and diphosphoinositol-pentakisphosphate kinase 2-like isoform X4 — protein sequence MSEPSSPGESQCGAPRFFVGCAEDESEGLDDYTSMRTDMELYEDDLEDDSPPERQIVVGICCMMKKSKSKPMTQILERLCKFEYITVVIFPEDVVLNEPVEKWPLCDCLISFHSKGFPLDKAASYVKLRNPLLINDLNMQYYIQDRREVYRILQEEGIDLPRYAVLNRDPDKPDECNLVEGEDQVEVNGEVFLKPFVEKPVSAEDHNVYIYYPTSAGGGSQRLFRKIGSRSSVYSPESCVRKTGSYIYEEFMPTDGTDVKVYTVGPDYAHAEARKSPALDGKVERDSEGKEIRYPVMLTAMEKLVARKVCLAFKQTVCGFDLLRANGHSYVCDVNGFSFVKNSMKYYDDCAKILGNIVMRELAPQFQIPWSIPTEAEDIPIVPTTSGTMMELRCVIAVIRHGDRTPKQKMKMEVRNPMFFELFEKYDGYKTGKLKLKKPKQLQEVLDITRTLLADIGQHTDCEIEEKSSKLEQLKTVLEMYGHFSGINRKVQLTYLPHGQPKTSSEEEDTRKESPSILLVLKWGGELTPAGRVQAEELGRAFRCMYPGGQGDYAGFPGCGLLRLHSTYRHDLKIYASDEGRVQMTAAAFAKGLLALEGELTPILVQMVKSANMNGLLDNDIESLSGCQQRVKARLHEIMQKDEIFTEDDFDRLAPTCSSSLVNSMKAVENPVSMCDQVYTLVQSLTSQIRKRLEDPKSADLQLYHSETLEMMLQRWSKLERDFRMKSGRYDISKIPDIYDCVKYDVQHNSSLGLEDTLELFKLSRELANIVIPQEYGINKVEKLDIAYAYCLPLVKKIQLDLQRTHEDESVNKLHPLYSRGVLSPGRHVRTRLYFTSESHVHSLLSIFRYGGLLDEVKDQQWKRAMDYLSEVTELNYMTQIVIMLYEDNNKDPSSEERFHVELHFSPGVKVSEEESAPMGFGFRPASAENDQKQTDPGSLENLIRDEPDRALPLLETISSQRKSPLIRNRKTGSMEVLSESSSSKGGSYRLFPSCSRQSPEMKQSGLGSQCAGLFSTTVLGGSSSAPNLQDYARTHRKKFPSGSLTYKDGIQKSLKQKHELLSMPAVKRFSVSFAKHPTNGFEGCSMVPSIYPLETLHNSLSLKQVNEFLTTVCENAGDSHTRTTRALSAMFDSQNQPTGDSYIPHRVLSSSVSLRQRSDRPPWYSSGPSSTVSSAGPSSPTTADTSPRFSFSEKITLTPQSSEETHPAPHNNSHCVSSTSETSLPSEDPHPSVPSPILERPSQIAVDSTDSAGQCLTESPFCDEAPSPAPDEPSSSESFCRLSDSLPVLLELRESSSEAGSSAQTPLTPEEPDEFFDTQETLDVWRGSPGTLPHPGTPLEVGSPHVPEP from the exons ATGTCAGAGCCCAGCAGCCCCGGCGAGAGCCAGTGCGGCGCTCCCAGATTCTTCGTGGGCTGCGCGGAGGATGAGAGCGAAGGCCTGGACGACTACACCAGCATGAGGACAGACATGGAGCTGTACGAAGATGACCTGGAGGATGACTCG CCTCCAGAGCGTCAGATCGTGGTGGGGATTTGCTGTATGATGAAGAAATCCAAGTCCAAACCCATGACTCAGATCTTGGAGCGTCTTTGCAAGTTTGAGTACATCACAGTGGTCATCTTTCCAGAGGACGTCGTACTCAATGAGCCGGTGGAGAAGTGGCCACTCTGTGACTGCCTGATCTCATTTCACTCGAAAG GTTTCCCCTTGGATAAGGCAGCGAGTTATGTAAAACTGCGCAACCCACTGCTCATCAATGATCTGAATATGCAGTATTACATACAGGATAG GAGGGAAGTATATCGTATCCTGCAGGAGGAGGGGATAGATCTTCCACGCTACGCTGTGTTAAACCGTGACCCTGACAAACCTGATG AGTGTAACCTGGTTGAGGGAGAAGACCAAGTTGAAGTCAACGGTGAAGTCTTTCTAAAACCCTTTGTAGAGAAGCCAGTTTCTGCTGAGGACCATAATGTGTACATCTACTACCCAACTTCAGCTGGAGGAGGCAGCCAGCGTCTCTTTAGAAAG ATTGGGAGCAGAAGCAGTGTTTACTCTCCAGAGAGCTGTGTGAGGAAAACTGGCTCCTATATCTATGAAGAGTTCATGCCAACTGATGGCACAGATGTGAAG GTGTATACAGTAGGGCCAGACTACGCTCACGCAGAGGCTCGTAAGTCTCCTGCTCTCGACGGGAAAGTTGAGCGAGACAGCGAAGGCAAAGAAATCCGCTACCCAGTCATGCTCACTGCCATGGAGAAGCTTGTGGCCCGTAAAGTGTGTCTGGCATTCAAG CAAACAGTGTGTGGATTCGATCTTCTCCGAGCCAATGGCCACTCATATGTGTGTGATGTCAATGGATTCAGCTTCGTGAAGAATTCCATGAAGTACTATGATGACTGTGCTAAGATCCTGGG AAATATTGTGATGAGGGAGCTGGCTCCTCAGTTCCAGATCCCCTGGTCCATACCGACAGAGGCAGAGGACATTCCTATTGTACCCACTACATCAGGGACCAT GATGGAGCTTCGCTGTGTGATAGCTGTGATCCGTCATGGAGATCGTACACCAAAGCAGAAGATGAAGATGGAAGTGCGCAATCCCAT GTTCTTTGAGCTTTTTGAAAAATACGATGGGTATAAAACGGGCAAGCTGAAGCTAAAGAAACCCAAACAACTGCAG GAAGTTCTGGACATTACCAGGACACTTTTGGCAGACATAGGACAGCATACTGACTGTGAAATAGAGGAGAAGTCGTCCAAGCTTGAACAACTTAAGACTGTTCTAGAAAT GTATGGCCATTTCTCTGGAATCAATAGGAAAGTGCAGCTAACATACCTTCCTCATGGGCAACCTAAAACATCCAGCGAGGAAGAAG ATACTCGGAAGGAGAGCCCCTCTATACTGCTGGTGCTGAAGTGGGGAGGAGAGCTGACTCCAGCTGGCAGAGTTCAGGCTGAAGAACTTGGCAGGGCTTTTCGCTGCATGTACCCTGGAGGCCAAG GGGATTATGCTGGTTTTCCTGGCTGCGGCCTGCTGAGGCTCCACAGCACCTACCGGCATGACCTCAAGATCTATGCCTCTGATGAGGGCAGGGTGCAAATGACTGCTGCTGCCTTTGCAAAG GGTCTCTTGGCACTGGAAGGGGAACTGACACCGATCCTGGTCCAGATGGTAAAGAGTGCAAATATGAACGGCCTGCTGGATAACGATATCGAATCCCTCAGCGGCTGTCAGCAGAGGGTTAAGGCTAGACTTCATGAGATCATGCAGAAAGACGAAATCTTCACAGAAGACGACTTTGACAGG CTGGCTCCAACATGCAGTAGCTCTCTGGTGAACTCTATGAAGGCTGTGGAGAATCCAGTTAGTATGTGTGATCAAGTCTACACCCTTGTCCAGAGCCTCACCTCACAGATCCGCAAAAGACTTGAAGACCCCAAATCAGCAG ATTTACAGCTGTACCACAGTGAGACACTGGAGATGATGCTGCAGCGCTGGTCTAAGTTAGAAAGGGACTTCCGCATGAAGAGTGGCCGCTATGACATCAGCAAGATTCCTGACATTTATGACTGTGTGAAGTATGACGTGCAGCACAACAGCTCTCTGGGCCTAGAGGACACATTGGAACTCTTCAAGCTCTCTCGAGAACTAGCCAACATTGTCATACCACAG GAGTACGGCATTAATAAGGTGGAGAAGTTGGATATTGCATATGCGTACTGTCTGCCTTTAGTGAAGAAGATTCAGCTTGACCTTCAGAGGACACACGAGGACGAGTCTGTTAACAAGCTGCATCCACT ATATTCACGTGGAGTGCTGTCACCAGGCAGGCATGTCCGCACTCGGCTGTATTTCACGAGTGAGAGTCATGTCCACTCCCTGCTTAGCATCTTTCGTTATGGTGGCCTGCTGGAT GAGGTGAAGGACCAGCAGTGGAAGAGAGCTATGGATTATCTGAGTGAAGTGACTGAGCTCAACTACATGACCCAGATCGTTATTATGCTCTATGAAGACAACAATAAG GACCCATCCTCTGAAGAGCGCTTCCATGTGGAACTGCATTTCAGCCCTGGGGTCAAAGTATCTGAGGAGGAGAGCGCTCCGATGGGATTTGGCTTCCGACCAGCCTCTGCTGAA aaTGATCAGAAGCAAACAGACCCTGGAAGTTTGGAAAATCTCATACGAGATGAGCCTGACCGCGCTTTGCCCCTTTTAGAGACCATCAGCTCCCAGAGGAAATCCCCTCTGATCCGGAATCGCAAGACTGGCTCCATGGAG gtCCTGTCAGAAAGCTCATCCTCTAAAGGGGGCAGCTATCGCCTCTTCCCCTCCTGCTCACGTCAGTCTCCAGAGATGAAGCAGAGCGGATTAG GGTCTCAGTGCGCTGGTCTCTTCAGCACCACCGTCCTGGGGGGCTCCTCTAGTGCCCCCAACCTTCAGGACTACGCACGCACACACCGCAAAAAATTCCCCTCGGGCAGTTTGACCTATAAAGACG GAATCCAAAAAAGTTTGAAGCAAAAACATG AGTTGTTGTCTATGCCGGCAGTAAAGCGATTTTCTGTGTCGTTTGCAAAGCATCCGACTAATG GTTTTGAAGGCTGCTCCATGGTGCCCTCCATCTACCCCCTGGAGACCCTCCATAACTCACTCTCACTCAAGCAAGTCAACGAGTTCCTGACGACTGTGTGTGAGAATGCAGGAGATTCCCACACCAGGACAACCAGAG CTCTCTCAGCTATGTTTGACTCCCAGAACCAGCCCACAGGGGACTCTTACATCCCTCATAGAGTGCTGTCCTCCTCTGTTTCACTGCGCCAGCGCTCTGATCGGCCGCCCTGGT ACAGCAGTGGTCCCTCCAGTACAGTGTCAAGCGCCGGCCCCTCGTCTCCCACGACGGCTGACACCTCCCCACGCTTCAGCTTCAGTGAGAAGATCACCCTCACCCCGCAGAGCAGTGAGGAGACCCACCCGGCCCCTCACAACAACAGCCACTGCGTGTCCTCCACGTCTGAAACCAGCCTCCCCTCCGAGGACCCCCACCCGTCAGTGCCATCCCCCATCCTGGAGAGACCCAGTCAAATAGCAGTGGACAGCACAGACTCTGCAGGCCAGTGTCTTACAGAGAGCCCCTTCTGTGATGAAGCGCCAAGTCCGGCCCCCGATGAGCCCAGCTCATCAGAGTCCTTCTGTAGGCTGTCCGACTCCCTGCCTGTGCTCCTGGAGCTCAGAGAGAGCAGCTCAGAGGCCGGCTCCAGTGCCCAGACCCCGCTCACCCCGGAGGAGCCCGATGAGTTCTTTGATACACAGGAAACACTGGACGTGTGGAGGGGAAGCCCGGGGACCCTCCCTCACCCCGGCACTCCTCTAGAAGTGGGATCTCCACATGTGCCTGAGCCGTGA